The following are encoded together in the Streptococcus oralis genome:
- a CDS encoding NRAMP family divalent metal transporter: MSQVTLSNQSTWASKLKAMGPGILMASAAVGGSHIVSSTQAGGSYGWSLLLLVILANVFKYPFFRFGAEYTADTGKTLVEGYAEKGKLYLWIFFILNVFSAMVNTAGVAILCSAIIASAFPMIGLSITQWSLILVAVIWAMLLFGGYKLLDGMAKWIMSALTIATVLAVIIAAIKHPEYSSDFVEKTPWQMAALPFIVSLLGWMPAPIEISAINSLWSAEKKKTVNFNTADALFDFNVGYIGTAILAVFFVALGALIQYPTGQAVEAASAKYISQFVGMYASVLGEWSRYLITFIAFLCIFGTVITVIDGYSRVNQESLRLLIRQKEDSRKSLNIWMTITAIIGIVIIKFFAGQVSTMLRFAMIGSFLTTPFFALLNYVLVTRENKNLPSWLKLLAIAGLIFLFGFAIFFIYALAIGKAG; the protein is encoded by the coding sequence ATGTCACAAGTTACGTTATCAAACCAGTCAACCTGGGCAAGCAAACTAAAGGCAATGGGACCAGGAATCCTCATGGCTTCTGCTGCCGTTGGAGGTTCTCACATTGTATCCTCTACTCAAGCTGGTGGTTCTTATGGTTGGTCACTACTCCTCTTGGTTATCTTGGCCAATGTTTTTAAATATCCATTTTTCCGTTTTGGTGCCGAATATACTGCCGACACTGGCAAAACCTTGGTGGAAGGCTATGCTGAAAAAGGAAAACTCTATCTCTGGATTTTCTTTATCCTCAATGTCTTTTCAGCTATGGTCAACACAGCTGGTGTTGCCATTCTGTGCTCAGCTATCATCGCCAGTGCCTTCCCAATGATCGGTCTTAGCATCACTCAATGGTCCCTTATCCTTGTTGCAGTCATTTGGGCTATGTTACTCTTTGGTGGCTACAAACTATTGGACGGTATGGCAAAATGGATCATGTCTGCTTTGACCATTGCAACAGTTCTTGCAGTTATCATTGCAGCAATTAAGCATCCAGAATACAGCTCTGATTTTGTCGAAAAGACACCTTGGCAAATGGCGGCCCTCCCTTTCATCGTTTCCCTCTTAGGATGGATGCCTGCCCCTATTGAAATTTCAGCCATCAATTCACTCTGGTCTGCTGAAAAGAAAAAGACCGTCAACTTTAATACAGCGGACGCTCTTTTCGACTTTAACGTTGGTTACATTGGAACTGCTATCCTAGCTGTATTCTTCGTGGCACTAGGAGCACTGATTCAGTATCCTACAGGACAAGCAGTTGAAGCCGCTTCAGCCAAGTACATTTCTCAATTTGTAGGTATGTATGCCTCTGTTCTTGGAGAATGGTCCCGTTATTTGATTACCTTTATCGCCTTTCTTTGTATCTTTGGAACAGTCATCACCGTTATCGATGGTTACTCTCGTGTCAATCAGGAATCGCTACGACTCTTAATTCGTCAAAAAGAGGATTCTCGCAAATCTTTGAACATCTGGATGACCATTACCGCCATCATCGGTATCGTAATTATTAAATTCTTTGCTGGTCAAGTTTCCACCATGCTTCGCTTTGCCATGATCGGTTCTTTCCTGACAACACCATTCTTCGCTCTCTTGAACTATGTTTTGGTGACGCGTGAAAATAAAAATCTTCCTTCTTGGCTAAAACTCCTTGCTATCGCAGGATTGATTTTCCTCTTTGGCTTTGCTATTTTCTTTATCTATGCACTTGCCATCGGAAAAGCAGGATAG
- the nrdI gene encoding class Ib ribonucleoside-diphosphate reductase assembly flavoprotein NrdI, giving the protein MKKISLVYISLSGNTESFVTRLKDYLLSQYEGIEVQKIHIKDLVKEGQEFFEMEHPYVAFLPTYLEGGNGVDNGDVEILTTPVGDFIAYGDNASKCFGVVGSGNRNFNNQYCLTAKQYSQRFGFPVLADFEMRGMLGDIKKVAAIIADLYELETEK; this is encoded by the coding sequence ATGAAAAAAATATCCCTAGTGTATATCAGTCTGAGTGGGAATACAGAGAGTTTTGTAACCCGACTCAAGGACTATCTCTTGTCTCAGTATGAGGGAATTGAGGTCCAAAAAATCCATATCAAGGATTTGGTTAAGGAAGGCCAAGAATTCTTTGAAATGGAACATCCCTATGTCGCTTTCTTGCCGACCTATCTGGAAGGTGGAAATGGTGTCGATAACGGCGATGTTGAGATTCTAACGACTCCAGTGGGCGACTTTATCGCTTATGGAGACAATGCTAGTAAGTGTTTTGGGGTAGTGGGATCTGGTAATCGCAATTTTAACAATCAATACTGCCTAACAGCCAAGCAGTATAGCCAGCGTTTTGGCTTCCCGGTCCTAGCAGACTTTGAAATGCGTGGCATGCTGGGAGATATTAAAAAGGTCGCAGCGATCATTGCAGATTTGTATGAGTTAGAAACAGAAAAATAA
- a CDS encoding ABC transporter permease: MKKNPIYLWVLLVLSALISSMSLFGILSPLPSKDVLRASLANSGSLTAQQLEDTVNYTYQVTASSHSIFNTLLIVLSAVLVVVAFVFLVRKNVQFANYAYIGYVLLAIVGLVYSYMNVQDAVQLIKDSTLGLGMGALAQGTNILFIIINVLFLALVFYKMWRQQKDLAEEVEAEEVV, encoded by the coding sequence ATGAAAAAGAATCCTATTTATCTTTGGGTATTGTTAGTCCTATCAGCCCTTATTTCATCTATGTCATTATTTGGAATCTTGAGTCCATTGCCAAGTAAAGATGTGCTTCGTGCTAGCTTGGCGAATAGCGGGTCCCTTACTGCCCAGCAATTAGAAGACACAGTCAACTATACTTACCAAGTAACAGCGTCATCGCACTCTATTTTTAATACGTTGTTGATTGTCTTATCTGCAGTTCTAGTTGTAGTAGCTTTTGTATTTCTCGTACGTAAAAATGTGCAATTTGCAAACTATGCTTATATCGGCTATGTTCTACTAGCGATTGTTGGTTTGGTTTATAGCTATATGAACGTTCAAGATGCGGTTCAATTAATCAAAGATTCTACCCTCGGCCTAGGAATGGGAGCACTAGCACAAGGAACGAATATTTTGTTCATCATTATCAATGTTCTCTTTTTAGCCTTAGTCTTTTACAAGATGTGGCGCCAACAAAAAGATTTGGCCGAAGAAGTCGAAGCAGAAGAAGTTGTCTAA
- a CDS encoding response regulator transcription factor has protein sequence MYKVLLVDDEYMVTEGLKRLIPFEKWDMQVVATANHADDALDYIKKNPVDVVISDVNMPDKTGLEMIREMKELLPDTYYILLSGYQEFEYVKKAMNLSVVDYLVKPVDKVELGNLLEKIAQQLQEKVEQSQTLSQELDEEAFISFLAGRENWWIGLSKEKQGSFTIPYYVLGQDWQIFISDQPLDGIVVTPFGAPYQQAFEKWKINAEKALFYGSVNLEKSESLFAYYEPIYRVIIQGNINQIIEELTLLEKLVLENTPRVAITKQLFTQFVMDVFHLFEHLKADDMTEIVKAIHAINTFEELVAYIKDTLTKFFGQYRMNENVVSVLEVIGRDYQKELSLKDISKDLFINPVYLGQLIKRETNSTFAELLNKQRIKAAQQLLLSTSDSIEDICYAVGYSNVGYFYKVFRKLCGKSPKAYRKQVETSL, from the coding sequence ATGTATAAAGTTTTATTAGTAGACGATGAGTACATGGTGACAGAGGGGCTCAAGCGATTAATCCCCTTTGAAAAATGGGATATGCAAGTCGTCGCAACAGCTAATCACGCAGATGATGCTTTGGACTATATTAAGAAAAATCCAGTAGATGTGGTCATTTCCGATGTCAACATGCCAGATAAGACCGGACTTGAGATGATTAGGGAAATGAAAGAGCTACTTCCAGATACCTATTATATCTTGCTGTCTGGTTATCAGGAGTTTGAGTACGTTAAAAAAGCCATGAACCTTAGTGTCGTGGATTATCTGGTCAAGCCAGTAGACAAGGTGGAGTTGGGCAATTTATTAGAAAAAATTGCGCAGCAGCTTCAGGAAAAGGTGGAACAAAGTCAGACCCTCAGTCAAGAATTAGATGAAGAAGCCTTTATCAGTTTCTTAGCAGGTAGAGAAAACTGGTGGATAGGACTTTCAAAGGAAAAGCAAGGCTCTTTTACCATTCCTTACTATGTTTTGGGGCAAGACTGGCAGATTTTTATCTCTGATCAACCACTAGATGGAATCGTAGTAACGCCTTTTGGAGCACCCTACCAACAAGCCTTTGAAAAATGGAAAATCAACGCAGAAAAAGCCCTTTTCTACGGTTCAGTCAATCTAGAAAAATCCGAGAGTTTGTTTGCTTATTACGAGCCGATTTATCGGGTGATTATCCAAGGGAATATCAATCAAATCATCGAAGAATTAACCCTGCTAGAGAAGCTCGTCTTGGAAAATACCCCGCGCGTGGCCATCACGAAGCAGCTCTTCACCCAGTTTGTCATGGATGTCTTTCATTTGTTTGAACACCTAAAAGCAGATGATATGACCGAGATTGTAAAAGCTATTCATGCCATTAACACCTTTGAAGAATTGGTTGCCTATATCAAGGACACCTTGACCAAGTTCTTTGGCCAGTACCGCATGAATGAAAATGTAGTGAGCGTTCTGGAGGTGATTGGGCGTGATTATCAGAAAGAGCTCTCGCTTAAGGATATTAGCAAGGATCTCTTTATCAATCCTGTCTATCTCGGTCAGCTGATCAAGAGGGAAACCAACTCGACTTTTGCGGAATTGCTCAATAAACAGCGAATTAAGGCGGCGCAACAACTCTTGCTTTCGACCAGTGATAGTATCGAAGATATTTGCTATGCAGTTGGCTACAGTAATGTTGGATATTTCTACAAGGTTTTCCGTAAATTGTGCGGAAAATCACCGAAAGCTTATCGGAAACAGGTTGAAACCAGCTTGTAA
- a CDS encoding sensor histidine kinase gives MKNWRQNRMKQFWLHSLLQIYSLVMIVVIASFAIMLSYADWDSREKEAQRVAERVTTRTVSEVEYYHRESTRLAQSLVEIQARIEGIYKYFSLSTPDYFYWQLERKTSPYISVSLYENIDDLYVRNDFVTGVAIVLQDYKEVYVSTREKRSGEKVPAEDFKPTANSFAIPVSDPVSDKDLGVIYISLSPDVLHGAIDNTRGHIPMAVTVTSPFETEMFHIGEKVSAERENWFVGVTSHGYQVRVAVPKNFVLTGTLTSSAVIIGLSILFIIILYVTLRQTFSNYQKQVVDLVDSIEVIAQGEEGLRIDTSEKDQELLLIAETTNDMLDRLEKNIHDIYQLELSQKDANMRALQAQINPHFMYNTLEFLRMYTVMQSQDELADIIYEFSSLLRNNISDERETTLKQELEFCRKYSYLCMVRYPKSIAYGFKIAPELEEMRIPKFTLQPLVENYFAHGVDHRRTDNVISIKALKGQGFVEILVEDNGRGMPAEKLASLQEKLAQRSFEHEASYSGERQSIGIVNVHERFVLYFGDRYQISVESAEQEGVRYHITIQDE, from the coding sequence ATGAAAAATTGGCGACAAAATAGAATGAAGCAGTTTTGGCTTCACTCTCTTTTGCAGATTTATAGTTTGGTTATGATCGTGGTCATTGCTAGTTTTGCGATTATGCTATCGTATGCTGACTGGGACTCGCGTGAGAAAGAGGCCCAACGGGTTGCAGAACGTGTGACCACTCGGACAGTGAGTGAAGTGGAATATTATCACAGAGAGTCAACCCGACTTGCTCAGTCTTTGGTTGAAATTCAGGCCCGCATCGAAGGGATTTACAAGTATTTCAGTCTCAGCACACCAGACTATTTCTATTGGCAATTAGAGCGTAAAACTTCGCCTTATATCTCGGTTTCCCTGTATGAAAATATTGATGACCTCTATGTTCGGAATGATTTTGTGACTGGAGTGGCTATTGTTCTTCAGGACTACAAGGAAGTATATGTTTCGACTAGAGAAAAACGCAGTGGAGAGAAAGTTCCTGCGGAGGATTTTAAGCCAACAGCCAATAGTTTTGCCATTCCTGTTTCCGATCCTGTGTCTGACAAGGATTTAGGAGTGATTTATATCTCCCTATCCCCAGATGTTTTACATGGCGCTATTGACAATACTCGGGGTCATATCCCAATGGCTGTAACAGTAACTTCGCCTTTTGAGACCGAGATGTTCCATATTGGGGAGAAGGTATCAGCCGAGCGAGAAAACTGGTTTGTAGGTGTCACCTCTCACGGTTATCAGGTTCGAGTTGCTGTTCCTAAAAATTTTGTTCTTACAGGAACTTTGACGAGTTCAGCTGTCATTATTGGGCTAAGTATTCTCTTTATCATCATTTTGTACGTGACCCTTAGACAGACTTTTTCAAATTACCAAAAGCAGGTCGTAGACCTAGTAGATTCGATCGAGGTGATTGCTCAAGGAGAAGAAGGCCTTCGAATCGATACCTCTGAAAAAGACCAAGAGTTGCTTCTCATTGCAGAAACAACCAATGATATGTTGGATCGCCTGGAAAAAAATATCCACGATATCTATCAGCTAGAGCTCAGTCAAAAAGATGCCAATATGCGAGCCCTACAGGCTCAAATCAATCCTCACTTTATGTACAATACTCTAGAGTTTTTACGGATGTATACCGTCATGCAAAGTCAGGATGAACTGGCAGATATTATCTATGAATTTAGCAGCTTGTTACGCAACAATATCTCTGACGAGAGGGAAACGACCTTGAAGCAAGAGTTGGAATTTTGCCGAAAATATAGCTATCTCTGTATGGTACGTTATCCTAAATCCATTGCCTATGGTTTCAAGATTGCACCAGAATTGGAAGAAATGAGGATTCCAAAATTTACACTCCAACCATTAGTAGAAAACTACTTTGCCCATGGTGTTGACCATCGCAGAACGGATAATGTCATCAGTATCAAAGCTTTGAAGGGCCAAGGCTTCGTTGAAATCCTAGTGGAAGACAATGGTCGGGGAATGCCCGCTGAGAAACTAGCTAGCTTGCAAGAAAAATTAGCTCAGCGAAGTTTTGAACACGAGGCAAGCTATAGTGGGGAGCGGCAATCAATTGGAATAGTAAATGTACACGAACGCTTTGTTCTCTACTTTGGGGATCGCTACCAAATCAGTGTAGAGTCAGCTGAGCAAGAAGGTGTTCGTTACCATATCACTATCCAGGATGAATAG